In the Archaeoglobus neptunius genome, AAACGATCCTTACAAGCTCTCTGCCGAGCTGAGAAGACTCTGCGAGATGATTACATTCAGAAGGCTCACAAAGAACCAGATAGCGAAAGTTCTTGAGAGAATATGTGTTGTGGAGGGAATAAAAGCGGATAAGAAGGCATTACTTGCAATAGCCGAGAATTCTGGCGGTGATTTGAGGGCTGCAATTAACGATCTCCAGGCTCTTGCTGAGGGAAGAGACAAAATCGAACTTGAAGACGTCGTGCTGACCAAGAGGACTCGCGAGAGTGACATCTTCAAAGTCATGCAGGCGATATTCAAATCTAAGAATCCTGCAGTCTACAGTGAGGCCATGCTCCTCGATGAATCCCCTGAGGATGTAATCCACTGGATTGATGAGAATCTCCCGCTTGAATATCGTGGAAAAGAGCTTGTTTTTGCCTATGATAAGCTGTCGAGGGCAGACATCTTTCTTGGCAGGGTGAGAAGGAGGCAGTTTTACAGATTGTGGAAGTACGCAAACTATCTCATGACTGTTGGTGTTCAGCAGATGAAAGAAGAGGCGAAAAAAGGATTTACCAGATACCAGAGACCGTCAACATGGCAAATGCTGTTTCAGATGAGGCAGAGGAGAGAGATCATGAAAAGGATTCTCGGCAAAATAGGTGTTTACAGTCATCTATCCAGGAAAAAGGCGAGCACTGAAATGTATCCAGTGGTGTCTCTCCTTCTGAAGGAGCTTGAAATTGAAAAGGCCGCAACTGTTGCGGCATTTTATGATTTTACAAGAGAAGAACTCGAGTTTCTTGCCGGAGAGAGGGGTAAGGAGATCTGGGAATTCGTTGAGAAAAACAGGCTTCACAGAGTGGAGGATGAGACCTTTCTGGCGTCATTTGAGGTTGAAACAGAGAAAGCTGAAACTGAGAAAGAGCAGCAGGAAGAGGAAAAGGCTGAGGAGCCGGAGAGGAAAAGTAGAACAGGAAAGAATTTAACCCTAGACTCATTCTTTTCTTAAATGATGAGAAAGGTCATTGCTGCGGCTTTCAAGAGCAAGGGAAAGAGAAAAATGACGAGAAGTGAACTTATCTATACCATGAGCTTCGACCTCAACTGGTTCACCCATGAAGGCAGCAAGAGGGTTGTGGAGCAGGCTGAGAAGGAGAGGTTAATTGAAGGAAATGAAGAAGTGGTGCCGACGTTTGATATAGATGATATCGAGGTATCCTCAGATTTCAAACCTGATCTTTCGAAACTGCTTTCCAGGTCTGTGGTGGACAGAATTGTTGAC is a window encoding:
- a CDS encoding replication factor C large subunit, with the translated sequence MLWVEKYRPKKIDEVVAGKDVIEKVLSWARNWKRGQKPLLLAGPPGVGKTSLALALAGTFGWEVVELNASDQRNWKIIQHIVGEGAFNETISDEGEFLSSAQGKLKLIILDEVDNIHRREDTGGEAALIRLIKRKPAQPLVLIANDPYKLSAELRRLCEMITFRRLTKNQIAKVLERICVVEGIKADKKALLAIAENSGGDLRAAINDLQALAEGRDKIELEDVVLTKRTRESDIFKVMQAIFKSKNPAVYSEAMLLDESPEDVIHWIDENLPLEYRGKELVFAYDKLSRADIFLGRVRRRQFYRLWKYANYLMTVGVQQMKEEAKKGFTRYQRPSTWQMLFQMRQRREIMKRILGKIGVYSHLSRKKASTEMYPVVSLLLKELEIEKAATVAAFYDFTREELEFLAGERGKEIWEFVEKNRLHRVEDETFLASFEVETEKAETEKEQQEEEKAEEPERKSRTGKNLTLDSFFS
- a CDS encoding DUF2240 family protein yields the protein MMRKVIAAAFKSKGKRKMTRSELIYTMSFDLNWFTHEGSKRVVEQAEKERLIEGNEEVVPTFDIDDIEVSSDFKPDLSKLLSRSVVDRIVDDLVDKTGKSYQEVISMINAKQEKLEGLVSFAVSALIVAKEQGLKIEEYLPEVEREVFG